The window attgatacgtgagcattcatatcttatcttttatatattaatagtgtatacatgtctagtgctcgagtatatatttatacatgcttgtatgctaaatttcgtcgttaaacagtttataatgaatcacgaattaaatacatatattactggtaaaaggtatatgatatacatgttttcggaaagctgacgaaaaatcaataacttttcatttagaaatcgcgtaatttcgatgaacgaatcaaaagatatggccaactgaattataattgacgttaattggaattgcttttgaatctgcaattaatatttaaacaacatgtttatgagattgataaaatactactagccaagtaaatgaatccttatataaggcacgtctcattttgttgaacaattgtcaaaattgactttttgaaatgacttttgataacttttgtatgtcgatctcgagcattaggattgtgatacactataacccaacctagtttattagacatgtattgaccaacatatgttctctaggttgagatctacgattaatcttgcattccgagttacggtcactttttgatgaatgaccttatgtgctgctaaggtgagtttatagatcccttttttaaatgctttaaatattttgggctgagaatacatgcaatttattttaaacgcaatggatacaagtacatacttaattctacactgagtttgaactaaaaatcccttagctttggtaactagtaactgccagttataagaactggtgggcgcgagtagtagtatatggatccatagggcttgatatccccgtccgagctagagcgctagccttttaacggacgtatgctatttgagaagcgtacacgttggtttgcgtgtattattaagatgattatacaaagggtataaaatatatatacgttaagtttagttaccagggtgctcaatttagtagaatattttgataaacgtttctggatgaaacaactgaaaacttgtgattcacctttatatacagattatgcgcaacattaaaactatgaactcaccaacctttgtgttgacacttttaagcatgtttattctcaggtttctagaagtcttccgctgtttgcttatatgtgatacaagctatgtgcatggagtcatacatgctttattcaagaaaactttgcattcacaaaatcatcaccgtgtatcttattttgacttcattgtcaacggatgtattatggtaaactattatttatggtgattgtctatatgtagaaatcattaaacgttgaaaaccttagaaattgatattcatttattgtgtaccttttgaaaagaatgcaatgtttacaaaacgtatcatatagaggtcaaatacctcgcaatgaaatcaatgaatgacgtgttcgtctatatggatttggaacgatcgtcacagTTGGAAAGCTTTAATCCATGAGATGTCATTACTTCTAGGCTCAATAAAATGCACTACAATGATACTAATATAATCTTGAACCAAACACAATACTATCAAATTCAGTTTTCAttcaagcatttcatcaaacaGCTTATATGTAGGTAACAAAAACTCAAAAAGTCACGTTTACAGGAGAAAAAAAATGATCACAATTACCCTTACCAAAGACAATATTTTAAATCATGATGCTTACCTGAATTTTATCTTCAACCTCTTGTTTGTACCAGAGGGTTTGACAAAAAGACACATTTTGTCCAATTTTACCATGAGTTTCGATCAGCATAAATCACATAATGATGTACTGCAAAACCCCAAAATTGAATGAAGATTTCGGTATTACCTGAGACAGAGATAAAAATGAAAGGAAAACGATAAGAATGGAACTTCAAGTagttaatgaagaagatgatggctGAAGATGAAGAAACCctaaaaggaagaagaagaagaagaagctgaGCGTATTTGGCTCTAGGGTTTATTTTGATTTGGAGAGAAAAAAAAAGCGTATGTGGCGTTTTTTTGACATATGTTATTGATTTATGTTATTGATTTattaatgtatttttttttaagtaaTTTTTTATGACATCAGCAAGAGTGGCTAGAAAATTTCCTTTTTTTTGAAATTTATTTTTATGCTTGAAAAATGtttatttatgatgtcatcattttagcattttaatagaaactagtgaaatgacccgtggaaccacgagtttgtttaaacgaaacagtttaatgataggtattaagtgaacgtaaatgctataGTTATTTAGTtttatgacccgtggaaccacatagtccgactaagaaactcgtcagctgaacatttcatcaaacacctaaaatgaatattttacaatccacatccaatcataagagataatattgattgtcattttatgttaaaagtgtaaatcaaaatataaatgtagaattaGTTTCCTTCTgtctaacttttataccttctcgtactcaattctaaataattaattaaaataatttaattttaataattaaaataattattaataagatttaataatacggagtaataattaattaataagatttaattttaattcaaaattatttagattaatgacatcacccaccatacttacatttttttctttttttttttaattttttcttaacaaaggaattagtttaataatgaaatcatcattttagtaatataataaaaactatagatagattatagaatagatagatagataatttCTTAAATTGATCCACCGAATTACCAATGAAAAATTCACAGAAAAATTATACATACATTGACTTGTATGATATGAAAACATAATATAGTAGTAGGATCAAAAATCAGCGCAGATGAATCTTATCCATGGAAGAAATCAGATTACTTTCACAACAATGAAGAAGATTTCCTCCGTTAAACCTAATTTATGTCCTCTCTACTCGAAAACAATATCAACAATTACTACCGGATCATCCACATATATATCAGATATCACAAACAAAATCATAAATTCTAAATCAGCAACCGAAGCACTTCAATTACACTACTCATTTACCAAAAACATTGACCCCGCCAACAATTTAAAACTGCATTCCGCCACTATTCATTTCCTAACCAATGAAAGGTTGTACTTGAAGGCAAGGTGTTTGATAAAAGACCTCATAGAAACTTTACTCAAATCTTGCACTCCACATCGATCAAGTTCGTTACTTTTTCACGCCCTAAGTAATCCAGAGCTCAATAAACCTAAAGCGAAAGTGTTTGGTGTGTTGATAACTGCGTTAACAGAATCTGGGTTATTAGATGAGGCGTATTGGGTGCTTAAGAAAACTAATGACTTGCCTGATGTTCATGTTTGTAATAGGATTTTAGATGGGTTTTTGAAGATAGGTAGATTTGGATCAATGTGGGAGGTTTACAATCACGTTGTTTGTCGTGAGATGATGCCTAGTGTCGTCACGTTTGGGATTTTAATCCATGCTTGTTGTAGAGAAGGGGATGTTGAGAAAGCATGCAAACTGTTCGATGAAATGCTTGAGAGAGGTTTGACCCCAACTGTTGTGATTTATACCACTCTTATATGTGGGTTTTGTAACGAAGGTAGAATGTTGGAAGGTGAAAGTGTGTTTGCCGAGATGATTAAAGCTGGTGCGGTTCCCAATTTGTACACTTACAATGCTTTGTTAGATGGCTATTGTAAGATGGCTAATGTTACTAAAGCTCTTGAATTTTATAAAGAGATATTGATTGCAGGTTTGATCCCGAATAGTGTCACGTTTGGTATACTAATCGACACATTACGTAAAGCGGGTGGGACGTTAGCTGCTCAAAGTTGTTTCGCTCTGATGATTAAGTTTGGTGAGATTCCTAATTCATACGTGTACAATTGTTTAATCGATGGGTACTGTAAAGAAAACAATCTTTCTGCAGCATGTAATTTGTTATCAGAGATGGAAATATTAGGTATTGCGAATGATGTTTACACTTACTGTATACTTATAAACGGGACTTGCAATACGGGTCAGTTAGAACAAGCAGATGCATTGTTAAAAGAAATGAACACGAAAGGGGTCCTTGCGAATTCAGCAGTGTACAATTCGTTAATTAACGGGTATTCAAAAAACGGGGAGATGGAAAAAGCATTAGAGTTATGTGCCCAAATGGTGGCCAAAGGTGTCGAGCTTAATATTATTACGTACTCTACTTTAATAGACGGTTATTGTAAGGTTAAAAATATGGAAGCTGCAATGGGTATGTACACAGA of the Rutidosis leptorrhynchoides isolate AG116_Rl617_1_P2 chromosome 5, CSIRO_AGI_Rlap_v1, whole genome shotgun sequence genome contains:
- the LOC139847956 gene encoding uncharacterized protein yields the protein MNLIHGRNQITFTTMKKISSVKPNLCPLYSKTISTITTGSSTYISDITNKIINSKSATEALQLHYSFTKNIDPANNLKLHSATIHFLTNERLYLKARCLIKDLIETLLKSCTPHRSSSLLFHALSNPELNKPKAKVFGVLITALTESGLLDEAYWVLKKTNDLPDVHVCNRILDGFLKIGRFGSMWEVYNHVVCREMMPSVVTFGILIHACCREGDVEKACKLFDEMLERGLTPTVVIYTTLICGFCNEGRMLEGESVFAEMIKAGAVPNLYTYNALLDGYCKMANVTKALEFYKEILIAGLIPNSVTFGILIDTLRKAGGTLAAQSCFALMIKFGEIPNSYVYNCLIDGYCKENNLSAACNLLSEMEILGIANDVYTYCILINGTCNTGQLEQADALLKEMNTKGVLANSAVYNSLINGYSKNGEMEKALELCAQMVAKGVELNIITYSTLIDGYCKVKNMEAAMGMYTEMLIKGLVPDVVAYTALIDGYFKDCNTKAALRLYKEMIEVGLTPNVFTVSCLIDGLCKDGLTNDAIKIFLDSGYCSPNNVLYTSLIHGLCNDGQIFKASKFFSDMRSSGLKPDVDLYAVIIEWHFKSKHMYDVMMLHADMLKFGLIPNDVIYGVFARGYREIGDYKSAFKCSDDFLLSGSGPESLVEHATL